The Oreochromis aureus strain Israel breed Guangdong linkage group 7, ZZ_aureus, whole genome shotgun sequence region taattcattttaaacacagtGCTAGTTTACATATGAATAGTGCtttgtaaaaatgtgaaaactgcAACCTAAGGGGCAAAAAATTGCACACCTGTAAAGTTCTTAAATTACATGaaatcacacaaatcaaataATCATTAAAGTAAATTTATATTAGGTGCATAAATGTTCTATATTCCTGCATTTTATCAGTATATCCCTTCATAACCATGTGAGTAAAAGACAGTGTGAACCAAACAGACTATGAGAGGATATAGTATGAATGAAAGTGCTTGGACCAAGTATACAAGAGCACGTTTGCCCAAGTGCAgcagtgtgtatttgtgtgtgggtatgtgtgaatgtgaggcTGTTATGCAGCCTCTGGGAGTCTGTGTCCTGGTGGAAAGTGAACCCCTCCTCCACCCATTACTATCTTTAGCTCATTTCCGTCCTGTCTTGTCACTCGTGTTCTCCTCTACAGCACTTAAATCTGGTATCTAAACCTCCGGGCCATCCAATATCCTGTACTTCCCCTACACAGAAAGCCAGAGAGGACTATAGAGAGGCGGGGTCTTCTGTGTTCTATGCAATCACACAAATCTACATGGCCCAACATGTTCAGAATTGACAGATGTTCCTAATAAATGAACATACTATCAATACTGCACACTCATTCACATAGAACTGTACCATATATGGCTaaaaaagaggcacatacctacACAGATCAATGGTAGGATGTCTGTTAGTAGAGGACACCTTGTCTGTTTAAACCGGTATTGCTAACGTCTGCAGGGACACTAGAGTTGGCACAAGTAACCAAATCTAACCTTCTGCTTTCTATTAACTCTTaaaacatacacatgcacaaacacttgCCATTCATTGTATTTCTTTTACAGCTGACTGGAATCTGTTCAATGGGATGGTAAAACTCTCCATGTGATATCTTGTGATGCATTTCCACTTAACTATAAGAAACGCAAGCAGGGACTGTGCTACATTCAAGGAATGCAAAAATATACAGTTGCACAATGCAAGGTAGTTGCAAGAGAAGCTCAAATAAACTGACAAGAATGGATAGCACAAATGAGTTGTTTTATTCAGCTGCATCATCCAGTTTCATTAGACTTTCTAACTCCCCATGGAGATGTTGTCACGTTaacaaacaagcacaaatcCGAAGGCCTCTCAGTGACCTCTGTGGTTTCCAGACAAATATTTAATCCAGTTCCTGGATAAATTCCATGTTTTGTCGGAAACGTAATGGATAAAGTTAACATGCTAGAAACAGAACTTTGAAACGAGATGTTCATACTTATAGCCTCCTCAATCATTCAAAGACAACCAGCAGATGGCAGCCGATGATGATTAGATACATCATTTTGTGAAACTGGTGTGTCTGTCAAAGTTTAATGCTACAAAACAGAGAAAGGCCCAGATTCTCACTGAAAAACCCTATCCTGCTACTGCTGCTAGCTCAGTGCTCAGACTTAGTAATGTAAAAGCGGAAGACAAAACAGCTGATGCCCCAGGAGAGTCATCATGTCATTACTGACACCTGCACTTCCATACAAACATCCTGAAGGTAATCATGCAGAATTGCATAGTTTTGTAAACACTTTTGCAAAACTACAAACATCTTCACCAGTTAAACAATAtttagaaagagagaaaaaaacaacagtgttaTTCACACTTGAATGCTTGCAGATCTATGTAATGCTCAGTCAGATTTCTCTCCAGGGAACTAATACACACTCAGAATAAAAGGAAACCAAAGTGAATACTAGCAGGTTTAAAGGCCATTAGTCAAAAAAGCTAATAAAACATAAGTGATAAGAGGAGATGGCCCTAAATTATAGACAGGGAGGTTACCAATGGCAGCAGGAAGGCCAGAGTAACCTTCCCATGGGGCCACCCATGTAGCCACCTCAGGCAACTTGCATGTCCCAGTCGttttttctcactctctctcgttctctctATTTTCGTTTTTACTTGGGCCCATTAGGGCGATGAAGGGGAAACATGGACACAGAACGGAAGGGAAATCTCTCTGAGGACATCTACAACAGTGAGAGACCAAAGAAATTAACCAGAAGGGAAGATGAGAGGAAAAGAGGACAAGGCAGAGGGGGAGGAAAGATGAGGTTTCTAAGAGATGGATATCAGGAGATGAGAGCTGACAGGAGGAGTAGCACTGAGGGCTCCCTGCTCTGAACCAATTTAAACAGGAATGACCCTcacacacattacacacacacacacacacattacacactACTAGTGACTCATGTCATGTACAAACCCCTGAAGCACgaccacaacacacacacacacacacacacacacacacacacacacacacacacacacacacacacaaacaactggGAAATCACTAGCACATTCAAACACTGTAAATGCTCATGCAATGCTCATATTTATGCATATGCATTCATGCAAAGACAACCTGAAGAAGGCACTGAAAAGTGATGacatattataataataagtcagaagctctgtgtgtgtgtgtgtgtgtgtgtgtgtgtgtgtgtgtgtgtgtgtgtgtgtgtgtgtgtttagctgaGGAACACACTGAGAAATCAAGTAAGGGACATTCATTCATCTTGCCATTTTTGGCAACGAATAACTGATGTACATGTATAAATTTTGGGTGACATCATGGTGAGGTGAttaaaacttgtgcataataaTGGATGGCAATGGATTCAGAGGATTGAGGAAGAGACTTATTCTTGGATTCCAGTCTGGATATTAAACTTCCTGCCTCTGAACTATTCTGTTTGAAATGCACATCTAATTCTCACAGTAACCTAAAGCCTCGATTTAAAATCAAGTACTCTGCAGTCTTTGACGTAACAGTGGATGAGTTATTTTgcaatcaaatcaaaatcagtCAGTGTGCATTACTACTCATCTTCATTAACATTTCTTCCCATTTATGCCGGATGTGCGTTTATGAAGTTGGGGGATACCTTGATACATGACTTTCTACTCTAGTTCAAGGGTTGGTCAATGATGCTCATGAGCCTCGAAACAACAATATATCACAGgactgaaaacatgaaaatacaaaGTGGGATtaacaagagagaaaaaaaaacaaacgcaCACAGAGCAGCTGAAAAAGGTGGAGCAATAGATATATGGTGGCAAAAACGCATCCTGCAGTGAACAAAAATGTATCCACGTATCTGACAGAACCACTGAATGGCAAACACAACTAGTGGCTGTATGTTattaatgacaaaaacaaaaataaataaaacaatgataTACATCACAGCATCCTTAACATCCACTGAAGCAAGTTTTAGAAAAGCTTCAGGATTTCAAAACTAAACGCTGGTCTGCACTGCCACCTGGTGGTGATACAAGCATCCCCTCCAAATGATACGAGTATGAATTAGTTTAAGTCGTCTATAAAATGTTCTTATAGACACTATAAGAACATTTTTCATCAATATCTTGAGTAGTAGCTAAATATTGCTGTTTCTGTATTTCAATATTTCTGTGTTTCAAGTCATTTTTTTATGCACACACTAAACAATAATCTACATAAACACCTGATTGAATATCCTACGGTTTAGATGTGTTGAACTTACAAACATTAACATCTATAGTGGTGAATCAAAACTTGCAGTTTTGCAATTACCTTTTAACTTTAACCATATATAAACCTATGctttacagtaaaataaaaacaatgccGTAATTGCCAAAATGCCATTTCCTCTATTTGCACGCCATATATTCCAAGCCCATTCACTTTCTTACATACTTTACTGTATATTTACTGCTCTGCATCTTACCGTGTTGCCATGGACAGACTGTCCCAGCTGTATGACATGTGGCTCAGCTGATCGGGTGTCTTTAACCGCTGGACTGACCTGGCAACAAAACACGTAATTAAGCAGCAAGCACTGCGCCTTCCAAACAAAGTAAGATAGTTAAATGTTTACATCTGCTCTTTATATCGAAATGGCAAATGCCTAAAAAAAATGTAGCACAGAGTTTTGATGGTCTGTTAGTATTAATGAAGTGAAACAAGACTGACCTGAATGGCTGTAGGCTGTGGGTGATGAAGGTGGGGTCCCCTGGGATGAATGTCGGACAGGTGGGGTGGGGGATCTGGTGTCGACCTCCGGCTGTGTTGAAGTAAGACATCCTGATATGACCTGCTGTCAAAGTTAGTCTTCCACAGCAGCACCTAAGCAACCAAGATGCAACCACATGACCCAAATTCAGCACATTTTCCAACAGTAAAGATATGACCTCGAATGATTTTGGTAATCCTTTGTTTAGTCATCGTGCAGAACCTGACTGTCAGCTCCTCCAGAGACAAAGAGATCTCCAGCCCTGGAAAAGGCCACAGTGATCACAGCACcctaataaaatattaaagaatGTCAAAGACTAAAAGTAAACACCATGAAGGACTAATAAAGTGGACATTTCTTTAAGCATCACCTTGTGCCCATGAAGAGTGTAGATCAGACGGCCTTCCAACAGGTCCAGTATCTTAATAGTGCCATCATTCGAACCACTTATCACATAGTTGTTGGATGGGTGGAAGGAAAAACTATTGATTCCTGCACTGTGAACTGATCCAAATTGTACAAAAAAATAAGCCACAACCACAAAAATACacatataaaattgaattttaCATTAAAACTTCAATTAGATGAATTAATTGCATCCCTAGTAATCTAGGGATGCAATTAAAGTCTTAACTGTaggatgaaaaaacaaaacaaaaaaaacattaacatacCACGATAATGCTGAATAAGCTTGTTGGTTCGTAGATCCCAGATTTTCAATGTACTGTCAGCTCCTGACGACGCAATACAGGTACCACTGGAGTTGAAATCAACAAATGTTGCTGATctggggtttaaaaaaaacaacaacaaaaaaaagtcagtcaTTGGCCATCATCATATATGAAACATACTGAGAAAAGAGAACACTAGATCAGTTTTTGGAGAGATTTTACCCTCCACAGTCAGTCAAACAGTTGATGCAGTGTTTGGTAGATGTGTCCCAAAGCCGGACAGTCCGGTCATCCCCACAGGAAGCTATGATTCTGCCATCTGGAGAAAATCTacaggaaataaacacacaacaaTAGTACAGAAGAAGTCTAAATACACTTTTTGCAGTGCTGTGCTGTTTCACACTCATATAGTTACAAACGCTCCGTTGATCAGTGAGTTGTTTGTACAGTTATGATCAGACGTTTCCTCAATTTTTTTACTCAGTACTCTCAATTTTGGGTTTTTAATGACTTCTTTGAAATGTTCTATGAATGATTTTACAGCAGGCAGATTAATTAAGGCAAATAACAAGAATTGtgtatacatttatttttggaTTCTTTTTTAAGTGTACAGAAGTACACATACGGGCTCAAATATATACACGCACtcacttaaatattttaataagtgGATGCTGAAGGTTCAACAATGTCTTCTAACTGAAAAAGACCAAAACCTATTAACTTGCCTGTTACCTACAACTGGACTTTCTTGATAGTAGTTATTGAACTGATCAATATTAAGAACAATGGGAAAAGTGCAAGTTAAGATCCAATGAGAATGTCACAGATCCATTTCTACACAACTGCAGATTCTAAAATTTTCAGTTCAAACAATTGTGCACGAGCATGGTAGTGGTAGCATCCCGCTCTGGGGCTGTTTAGCTGCCGGTGGTGCTCTTAGATTGCAAAAAGTAgatgaaaacatgaaggagGAGGGCTTCCTCCAAATTCTGCAACTCCACAATTAGATATTCTAACAGGAAAATGATCGCAAACACACATCAAAGCTGGTTAAGTCACGACCTCAGTCCTATTGAAAAGTTGTCAGCTACGCTTAAAAGCCAGGTCTGTGCCAGAAAACCAAGCAATTGAAATGAACTCAAGGAGAGTGGTGAAATATCTTTGTTGATGAGTACCAAGAATGTCTGGTTGATGTGCAACTTtctaaaagacatttaaataaatattggtCTTCTCTAACCCTGAGcagattagagaaaatctcaAATTCACATTTCTGCACCCActtctgttaaaaaaagaagaaaaaaaaaagaagaaaagaagcaatTAAAGACATATGCTGCACAATAAATctaccctggaaaaagaacagttcaaagaaatcactaAAAGCCCAAAAAGTATGATGAGATTTATGCCAATGGTGTGTATGTAAACTTTTGATTACAACTCTATATAACATATTAACTTCTTTCACTATATGGGAACTTCAAATGAGCACAAACATATAAACCAAATATCAAGTGAGTTATAACACAACTACATGAAAATAGACTATAGGGATTTATGTGCTCTTTGGTACCTAGCACAGCGCACCCAATTAGTGTGCTGATTGAGGGAGTAGATGAAGCACTGCCGGTGAACACTCCACACTTTAACAGACTTGTCATCTGATGCTGTCACCAGTCTCTGGCCATCATGGGAGAAGGCAACACTGCGTACAGCAGCTGTGTGGGCTTTGAACACTGTTGACTCACCTTTCCTATGAGATGCACATGAAATAACAAAATATagccattttatttttgttgccaAGTCACTGCAAGACATTAATTTATACACCAAACTGCAAGTTATTGGACCAAGTTTTAATTCAGAGGTTCAACATGTCCTGGATAAAGTGACTGATGCTTACATTGAAGGTGTCCACAGTCTGACTGTTCTGTCCTTGGAGGAAGAAGCCACCAGATTGCCAGATGGAGAGAATTGCACCCCAGTGATGACATCCTGGTGCCCAACAAATTGAAAGGCCCTCGCCTTGGGAGCCAAATTCCATATCATCAAGTTTTTATCTAATGACCCTGAGGCTGGAGGGACAAAAGGTAACAAAGACACATTGAAAAATATCAAACACAAAATAGATCATAAAACTCCCATCAGTACAGATGGCCTTTGTTAGAGAAATAATGCAAATACATTGGACACTTGCAGGTTAAATGTCCACCAATTAAAACACCCCATTTTGGAACATGGGATAGGTGGTTTCAATATTACTTGCCTAGTTCTAAAAATAGCTTAAATCTGTTCCATCGTTTTAGTTCAAATATTATCAATAAAAATTTGAAACACCTAGCAATGTCAGCatttctggttaaaaaaaaaaagtcttttacTATAACGTTATTTCAAGGTCAAAAGAATGACACAAGACAACAGCAAATATATGCATGATGTTAAAAGCATGTCTGCATTTGAAAAGTAAGGATTACCCAGTTGTTTGCGGTTGGGATTGAAGTCTGCACAAGTGACAGCATCTTTGTGTCCCTTAAAGTGCCTCTCCAACGTAGGATCCTCCTTCAATTACAATGCTCAATTAGtgtagaaaaatctgcgttcaTTGGCGGTGTTTCAAAAAAGTCATCTTGACAGGAAAGTAGGCTGTGTGAAGAATAAATCAATTCTGACTTCTTCGAACTAGGAAAACTCAGCGATTATAGTAAAACATTTGACTTTGATTTTCGAAAGACACTCTGGCGTTGCTCTGCTTCATGAACACTTTCACTCGTTAGGGCCAACTTGCTCAGACTCAAGTCTACTGTTGGATAACCGTGGTAGTCTTTAGTTCCCTGCTCTGCTGCGTGGTCTTCCGACATTACAAACATTACGCTTGGCGAAGCTGAAGAAAGGCACGTGTAAGCGATGCTTTAATAAGTTAATATAGTAGACCCCGTGTGACAGCCCAATCAGTAAATCCTCTTAGCAGACGTAGCTAAAAGAAACTTGCCGACTCGGCTA contains the following coding sequences:
- the poc1b gene encoding POC1 centriolar protein homolog B isoform X1 gives rise to the protein MASVMEDPTLERHFKGHKDAVTCADFNPNRKQLASGSLDKNLMIWNLAPKARAFQFVGHQDVITGVQFSPSGNLVASSSKDRTVRLWTPSMKGESTVFKAHTAAVRSVAFSHDGQRLVTASDDKSVKVWSVHRQCFIYSLNQHTNWVRCARFSPDGRIIASCGDDRTVRLWDTSTKHCINCLTDCGGSATFVDFNSSGTCIASSGADSTLKIWDLRTNKLIQHYRVHSAGINSFSFHPSNNYVISGSNDGTIKILDLLEGRLIYTLHGHKGAVITVAFSRAGDLFVSGGADSQVLLWKTNFDSRSYQDVLLQHSRRSTPDPPPHLSDIHPRGPHLHHPQPTAIQVSPAVKDTRSAEPHVIQLGQSVHGNTLLNSWPRLTPMQSAAANSHHYNGLPACHVANSRLDGWIEGGSASRAESTAENETRADRKEGKGRREEEVEMVQTHPLEVLSGHPSSVSSTLRHIVQQLDILTQTVSVLEERLTLTEDKLKECLSHQSQILKDLRASRTRRRTESEGTDESPVHST
- the poc1b gene encoding POC1 centriolar protein homolog B isoform X2: MEFGSQGEGLSICWAPGCHHWGAILSIWQSGGFFLQGQNSQTVDTFNERFSPDGRIIASCGDDRTVRLWDTSTKHCINCLTDCGGSATFVDFNSSGTCIASSGADSTLKIWDLRTNKLIQHYRVHSAGINSFSFHPSNNYVISGSNDGTIKILDLLEGRLIYTLHGHKGAVITVAFSRAGDLFVSGGADSQVLLWKTNFDSRSYQDVLLQHSRRSTPDPPPHLSDIHPRGPHLHHPQPTAIQVSPAVKDTRSAEPHVIQLGQSVHGNTLLNSWPRLTPMQSAAANSHHYNGLPACHVANSRLDGWIEGGSASRAESTAENETRADRKEGKGRREEEVEMVQTHPLEVLSGHPSSVSSTLRHIVQQLDILTQTVSVLEERLTLTEDKLKECLSHQSQILKDLRASRTRRRTESEGTDESPVHST